The following proteins are encoded in a genomic region of Hippocampus zosterae strain Florida chromosome 2, ASM2543408v3, whole genome shotgun sequence:
- the LOC127595607 gene encoding potassium voltage-gated channel subfamily A member 3, with protein sequence MRREPRMDDHLSLLQSPPPSVSKTRGDNLVNHGYTETEADVMTVAACDNMLEESAALPGHLSLDRYEPDHECCERVVINISGLRFETQLKTLSQFPETLLGDPKKRMRYFDPLRNEYFFDRNRPSFDAILYYYQSGGRIRRPVNVPIDIFSEEIRFYELGEEAMEKFREDEGFIKEEERPLPENEFQRQVWLLFEYPESSGPARGIAIVSVLVILISIVIFCLETLPEFRDENRDAIPIAPVINGTLPYFISPFSDPFFVVETLCIIWFSFELLVRFFACPSKATFSKNIMNIIDIVAIIPYFITLGTELAERQGNGQQAMSLAILRVIRLVRVFRIFKLSRHSKGLQILGQTLKASMRELGLLIFFLFIGVILFSSAVYFAEADDPESGFNSIPDAFWWAVVTMTTVGYGDMHPVTIGGKIVGSLCAIAGVLTIALPVPVIVSNFNYFYHRETDGEEQAQYLHVGSCQPLAEPEELRKTRSSSSSLSKSEYMVIEEHGINSAFKQQPNFPTSAQNNSQNCININKKIFTDV encoded by the coding sequence ATGCGTCGTGAGCCGCGCATGGACGACCACCTGAGCCTCCTGCAATCACCACCGCCGAGCGTGAGCAAAACACGAGGCGACAACTTGGTGAACCACGGATACACCGAGACGGAGGCCGACGTCATGACGGTCGCGGCGTGTGACAACATGTTGGAAGAGTCGGCGGCTCTCCCGGGCCACCTCTCCCTGGATCGATACGAGCCGGACCACGAGTGCTGCGAGAGGGTGGTCATTAACATATCCGGCTTGCGCTTCGAGACGCAGCTCAAGACTCTCTCGCAGTTCCCGGAGACCCTCCTGGGGGACCCCAAGAAGAGGATGAGGTACTTTGATCCCCTCAGGAACGAGTACTTCTTCGATCGGAACCGGCCCAGTTTTGATGCCATTCTCTATTACTACCAGTCAGGGGGGCGCATCAGGAGACCCGTCAACGTCCCCATTGATATCTTCTCAGAGGAGATTCGGTTCTATGAGCTGGGCGAGGAGGCGATGGAGAAGTTCCGGGAGGACGAGGGCTTCATTAAGGAGGAGGAGCGGCCCTTGCCGGAGAACGAGTTCCAAAGACAAGTGTGGCTGCTTTTTGAGTACCCGGAGAGTTCGGGACCAGCGCGGGGCATCGCCATCGTCTCCGTCCTGGTCATCCTCATCTCCATTGTCATTTTCTGTTTGGAGACGCTGCCCGAATTCAGGGACGAGAACCGCGATGCCATCCCGATCGCGCCCGTGATCAATGGCACCCTTCCCTATTTCATCAGCCCCTTCTCAGACCCCTTCTTTGTAGTGGAGACCTTGTGCATCATTTGGTTCTCCTTCGAGCTCCTGGTGCGCTTCTTCGCATGTCCGAGCAAAGCCACGTTCTCCAAGAACATCATGAATATCATTGACATCGTGGCCATCATCCCTTACTTCATCACGCTGGGAACGGAGCTGGCCGAGAGGCAGGGGAACGGACAGCAGGCCATGTCGTTGGCCATCCTGCGCGTCATTCGCCTCGTGCGCGTCTTCCGCATCTTCAAACTCTCGCGTCATTCCAAAGGTTTGCAGATTTTGGGTCAGACCCTCAAGGCCAGCATGCGTGAACTGGGCCtgctcatcttcttcctcttcatcggCGTCATTCTCTTCTCCAGCGCCGTCTACTTTGCCGAGGCCGACGACCCCGAATCGGGATTCAACAGCATCCCGGACGCCTTCTGGTGGGCTGTGGTCACCATGACTACCGTTGGCTACGGGGACATGCATCCCGTCACCATCGGGGGCAAGATTGTGGGCTCTCTGTGCGCCATCGCCGGCGTGCTGACCATCGCGTTGCCTGTGCCGGTCATCGTTTCCAATTTCAACTACTTCTACCACAGGGAGACCGACGGCGAGGAACAGGCACAGTACCTGCACGTGGGCAGTTGTCAGCCTCTGGCAGAGCCCGAGGAGTTGAGGAAGACgcgctcgtcgtcgtcgtcactcAGCAAGAGCGAGTACATGGTGATAGAGGAGCATGGCATCAACAGCGCCTTCAAGCAGCAGCCAAACTTTCCCACCAGCGCTCAGAACAACTCGCAGAACTGCATCAACATCAACAAGAAGATCTTCACTGATGTGTAG
- the kcna2b gene encoding potassium voltage-gated channel subfamily A member 2b, translating to MTVATSDPADEAAAHPGQPHDQYDPEPDHECCERVVINISGLRFETQLKTLSQFPETLLGDPKKRMRYFDPLRNEYFFDRNRPSFDAILYYYQSGGRLRRPVNVTLDIFSEEIRFYELGEEAMEIFREDEGFIKEEERPLPENEFQRQVWLLFEYPESSGPARIIAIISVMVILISIVSFCLETLPVFRNEDEEYNYPFQTDYNSTTTYETSSYFTDPFFIVETLCIIWFSFEFLVRFFACPSKAGFFGNIMNIIDIVAIIPYFITLGTELAERPEDREAGQQAMSLAILRVIRLVRVFRIFKLSRHSKGLQILGQTLKASMRELGLLIFFLFIGVILFSSAVYFAEADEPQSQFSSIPEAFWWAVVSMTTVGYGDMVPTTIGGKIVGSLCAIAGVLTIALPVPVIVSNFNYFYHRETEGEEQAQYLNVPSVPKASSVDDLKKSGRSGSGSTLSKSDYVEIQETVNHSAEDFRPEGMKTGNCTLANTNYVNITKMRTDV from the coding sequence ATGACGGTTGCGACCAGCGACCCCGCTGACGAGGCGGCTGCACATCCCGGTCAGCCTCATGACCAATACGACCCGGAGCCAGATCATGAGTGCTGTGAGAGGGTCGTCATCAACATCTCGGGTTTACGCTTCGAGACGCAGCTCAAGACCCTGTCCCAGTTTCCAGAGACCCTTCTCGGGGATCCGAAGAAACGGATGAGGTATTTTGATCCTCTTCGGAACGAGTACTTTTTTGACCGCAATCGGCCGAGTTTTGATGCCATTCTTTACTATTACCAATCTGGAGGGAGGCTGCGTCGGCCTGTCAATGTCACTCTCGATATTTTTTCTGAAGAGATTCGCTTCTATGAACTGGGTGAGGAAGCTATGGAAATTTTCAGGGAAGATGAAGGTTTCATCAAGGAAGAAGAGCGACCGTTGCCAGAGAATGAGTTTCAGAGACAGGTGTGGCTGCTCTTTGAGTACCCCGAGAGCTCAGGTCCAGCTCGAATCATTGCCATCATCTCGGTCATGGTGATTCTCATCTCAATTGTAAGCTTCTGTCTCGAAACACTGCCGGTTTTCCGAAATGAAGATGAGGAGTACAATTATCCCTTCCAAACCGATTACAACAGCACCACCACCTATGAGACCTCATCCTATTTTACTGATCCTTTCTTCATTGTGGAGACCCTTTGCATCATCTGGTTCTCATTTGAGTTCCTTGTCAGGTTCTTTGCTTGTCCCAGCAAAGCTGGATTTTTTGGCAACATCATGAACATCATCGATATTGTGGCAATTATTCCTTACTTCATCACCCTTGGCACAGAGTTAGCAGAGAGGCCCGAGGATAGAGAGGCAGGACAGCAGGCTATGTCTTTGGCTATTCTCCGTGTTATTCGCTTGGTCAGAGTGTTTCGCATTTTCAAACTCTCCCGCCACTCAAAGGGGCTCCAGATTTTGGGGCAGACTCTGAAGGCCAGTATGCGCGAGCTGGGACTCCTCATCTTCTTTCTCTTCATTGGCGTCATCCTCTTCTCCAGTGCCGTTTACTTTGCTGAAGCTGATGAGCCCCAATCACAGTTCAGCAGTATCCCCGAGGCCTTTTGGTGGGCAGTGGTATCCATGACCACCGTGGGCTACGGAGACATGGTCCCGACAACCATCGGAGGAAAGATCGTAGGGTCTCTTTGCGCTATCGCCGGCGTTTTGACCATCGCACTGCCAGTGCCAGTGATTGTGTCAAACTTCAACTACTTCTACCACAGGGAGACGGAGGGTGAAGAACAGGCTCAGTATCTAAATGTCCCGAGTGTGCCTAAAGCCAGCTCAGTTGATGACCTAAAAAAGAGCGGTCGGAGTGGCAGTGGATCAACACTGAGTAAGTCGGACTATGTGGAGATTCAGGAGACTGTCAACCACAGCGCTGAGGACTTTAGACCAGAGGGCATGAAAACAGGAAACTGCACTCTGGCCAACACCAACTATGTCAACATCACCAAGATGCGCACGGATGTATAA